In the Rubripirellula tenax genome, one interval contains:
- the pyrF gene encoding orotidine-5'-phosphate decarboxylase, translating into MSFADRLAAAVQTSGSVTCVGLDPRKAQLPAPIRDQVVGDTPDAWAAAYTQFCTEIIDVVAGRVACVKPQAAFFEQLGPAGMVSLGHVIAHARKAGLLVITDGKRNDIGSTATAYADAYLGDASPWGSDSLTVSPYLGRDSLEPFVEVCDARQAGIFVLVKTSNPGGGLLQDRVTDGKSVYAAVADLVTELNAARIGKSGYGPVGAVVGATYPEQLAEMRAAMPGAWILIPGFGAQGGAADDVKAGFDASGLGAVVNSSRHIIFAHARPEYKDKFGDAKWLDAVSAATDEMNGQLRF; encoded by the coding sequence ATGAGTTTTGCGGATCGATTGGCTGCGGCCGTTCAAACGTCGGGTTCGGTCACCTGTGTCGGATTGGATCCGCGGAAGGCCCAGTTGCCCGCGCCCATCCGCGATCAAGTGGTCGGCGATACGCCCGACGCATGGGCCGCCGCCTACACGCAATTCTGTACCGAAATCATCGATGTGGTCGCCGGTCGGGTCGCCTGTGTGAAGCCTCAGGCGGCGTTTTTTGAACAACTCGGGCCGGCCGGAATGGTCTCGCTGGGGCACGTCATCGCCCACGCGCGGAAGGCCGGTTTGTTAGTCATCACCGATGGGAAACGTAACGACATTGGCAGCACCGCGACGGCTTACGCCGACGCCTATTTGGGCGACGCCAGCCCGTGGGGCAGCGATTCGTTGACGGTCAGCCCCTATTTGGGGCGTGATTCGCTGGAGCCATTCGTTGAAGTGTGTGATGCTCGCCAGGCCGGTATTTTTGTACTGGTGAAGACGTCCAACCCGGGCGGCGGATTGCTGCAGGACCGAGTCACGGACGGCAAGTCGGTTTACGCGGCAGTCGCCGATTTGGTGACGGAGTTGAATGCAGCGCGGATTGGCAAGTCGGGCTACGGGCCCGTCGGCGCGGTCGTCGGCGCGACCTATCCCGAACAGTTGGCCGAGATGCGGGCGGCGATGCCGGGGGCTTGGATCTTGATTCCCGGCTTTGGGGCGCAAGGCGGCGCGGCTGACGACGTGAAAGCCGGTTTTGACGCGTCCGGGCTGGGCGCGGTCGTCAACAGTTCGCGGCACATCATCTTTGCGCATGCTCGGCCAGAGTACAAAGACAAGTTCGGGGACGCCAAGTGGCTGGACGCTGTTTCGGCAGCGACGGACGAAATGAACGGTCAACTTCGTTTCTGA
- a CDS encoding beta-ketoacyl-[acyl-carrier-protein] synthase family protein: protein MPISSSRRVVITGLGVVSPLGNDSDSVIGALRDGSSGIRPLTQVPQKVLGIDHGAEAIAFTGDISDYGPMEKTLARTIKKGSKVMCREIEMGVAVAQLAMNDAGLNESNRDRDRTGVLYGCDYIMSLPEEFAAGIKKCLDEDGNFQFEKWGQTGKPEVNPLWLLKYLPNMPASHIAIYNDLRGPNNSITVREASAGAALAEAYSTIQRGHADVLVVGSTGSRIHSLRTLHASLQEKLATDQADPTTMSRPFDVSRDGSVVGEGAGALVCETLEHATHRGATILAEIVGYGSSAVGPQTGMEDSHLRQAFINVLRGALGGTDPASVGHIHAHGLGTVECDRQEADAIATVFGDVAVQPPVTTAKGHMGNLGAGGGMVEVIASIKAMGGELFPIRNLNQLDPACPINACTGNSTPAGDSFISVNVTPQGQASATRIAVFK, encoded by the coding sequence ATGCCTATTTCTTCGTCTCGCCGCGTCGTCATCACGGGTCTCGGTGTGGTTTCTCCGTTGGGGAATGATTCCGACAGTGTCATCGGTGCCCTGCGCGACGGCTCCAGCGGTATCCGCCCGCTGACGCAGGTGCCCCAAAAGGTGTTGGGTATTGACCACGGCGCCGAAGCCATCGCTTTTACCGGCGACATTTCGGACTACGGCCCAATGGAAAAGACGCTGGCCCGAACGATCAAGAAAGGCAGCAAAGTGATGTGCCGCGAGATCGAGATGGGTGTCGCGGTGGCCCAGTTAGCGATGAACGACGCCGGGCTGAACGAATCCAATCGAGATCGCGACCGCACGGGCGTCTTGTACGGTTGTGACTACATCATGTCGTTGCCCGAAGAGTTCGCCGCTGGCATCAAAAAGTGCTTAGATGAAGACGGAAATTTCCAATTCGAAAAATGGGGACAAACCGGCAAGCCCGAAGTGAACCCGCTTTGGTTGCTGAAGTACTTGCCCAACATGCCGGCCAGCCACATCGCGATCTATAACGATCTGCGTGGTCCCAATAATTCGATCACTGTTCGTGAAGCGTCCGCGGGCGCGGCGCTGGCCGAAGCCTATTCGACAATTCAACGAGGCCATGCGGACGTATTGGTCGTCGGTTCGACAGGGTCACGCATCCACTCGTTGCGAACCCTGCACGCGTCGCTGCAAGAAAAATTGGCGACCGACCAAGCCGACCCGACGACGATGTCGCGACCATTCGACGTCTCGCGAGACGGCAGCGTGGTTGGCGAAGGTGCCGGGGCTCTGGTTTGCGAAACGCTTGAACACGCGACCCATCGCGGCGCGACGATCTTGGCCGAGATTGTGGGTTACGGCAGCAGCGCCGTCGGTCCGCAAACCGGCATGGAAGATTCGCACTTAAGGCAGGCGTTCATCAACGTGCTTCGCGGCGCTCTCGGTGGGACCGATCCGGCGTCGGTCGGCCACATCCATGCTCATGGATTGGGAACCGTCGAGTGTGATCGACAGGAAGCCGATGCGATCGCCACGGTGTTCGGTGATGTCGCGGTTCAGCCCCCGGTTACAACCGCGAAGGGTCACATGGGCAACCTTGGCGCGGGCGGTGGAATGGTCGAAGTCATCGCCAGCATCAAAGCGATGGGTGGCGAACTGTTTCCGATTCGCAATCTGAACCAGCTCGATCCGGCCTGCCCGATCAACGCCTGTACCGGCAACTCAACACCGGCCGGCGACAGCTTCATCAGCGTGAACGTGACGCCGCAAGGCCAAGCCTCGGCCACGCGTATCGCCGTCTTCAAATAG